Proteins encoded together in one Lathyrus oleraceus cultivar Zhongwan6 chromosome 5, CAAS_Psat_ZW6_1.0, whole genome shotgun sequence window:
- the LOC127078914 gene encoding uncharacterized protein LOC127078914, with protein sequence MQMFVNGLKINTKQLIDTAAGGSTNFSTATSIKKAIEVITVNEHLELYDICVSKLEGVIDLKLETNKIRIEDIIAAKVEKKLKAINIGASVSLMPLSIYKKRGIGVVQDTRMTLQFADHSVKKPYVIVEDIIVKIDKFVFPVDFVILEMPEDEEIPFIPGRPFLETGRCLINIEEVIMTLKVYDEELKIDV encoded by the exons atgcagatgtttgtgaatggTCTCAAAATAAATACCAAACAATTGATTGATACCGCAGCTGGTGGCTCTACtaatttctcaacagccaccaGTATCAAAAAGGCCATTGAAGTTATTACTGTTAATGAGCACTTGGAGTTGTACGACATATGTGTAAGTAAACTAGAAGGGGTTATCGATTTAAAGCTAGAAACCAATAAAATCCGTATCGAAGATATTATAGCTGCTAAAGTTGAGAAGAAGCTGAAGGCTATAAATATAG GAGCAAGTGTGAGTCTCATGccgttatccatttacaagaagcGGGGTATAGGGGTTGTGCAAGATACCAGGATGACACTCCAATTCGCCGATCATTCGGTTAAGAAACCTTATGTTATTGTTGAAGATATTATAGtgaaaattgacaagtttgtatTCCCGGTGGATTTCGTGATTCTAGAAATGCCTGAAGATGAAGAGATTCCTTTCATTCCTGGGAGACCCTTTTTAGAGACGGGAAGATGCTTGATCAACATAGAAGAAGTAATTATGACTTTGAAGGTTTATGATGAGGAATTAAAGATTGATGTTTGA
- the LOC127087783 gene encoding probable WRKY transcription factor 40, producing MEPTCVDTSLNLNLAPSQETDVAMVAKVLVEELERLSNENKKLTERLNLMCDNYIALQNHLNEFKSQETVITPSRKRKIDCIENCTTTSKEETFKHNSCPKISKVLVRTDASNTSLYVRDGYQWRKYGQKVTRDNPSPRAYFKCSFAPCCPVKKKVQRSVEDPNVLVTTYEGEHNHAHHQAQTSPSNQSETSTHNFVPSPLASTHDWVVPRKLVVDNGAQRSSIHQLLVQQLTTSLTRDPNFTTALATAISGTILDGWEKR from the exons ATGGAACCAACGTGCGTCGATACTTCTCTCAACCTCAACCTTGCCCCTTCTCAAGAAACAGACGTTGCTATG GTTGCTAAGGTTCTGGTTGAAGAGTTGGAGCGTCTAAGTAATGAAAATAAGAAGTTAACTGAGAGGTTAAACCTCATGTGCGACAATTATATTGCTTTGCAAAACCATTTAAACGAGTTCAAGAGTCAAGAAACAGTGATCACGCCATCGAGGAAGAGAAAGATTGATTGCATTGAAAATTGCACCACTACTTCTAAGGAAGAAACATTCAAACATAACTCTTGTCCGAAAATTTCTAAGGTTCTTGTTCGCACAGATGCATCCAACACCAGCTTA TATGTGAGAGATGGATATCAATGGAGAAAATATGGTCAGAAAGTTACTAGAGATAATCCATCTCCTAGGGCTTACTTCAAGTGCTCTTTTGCTCCTTGTTGTCCTGTGAAGAAGAAGGTGCAGAGAAGTGTAGAAGACCCAAACGTGTTAGTGACAACATACGAAGGAGAGCACAACCATGCACATCACCAAGCACAAACATCACCGTCAAACCAAAGTGAAACCTCTACGCATAATTTTGTTCCTTCTCCACTAGCTTCAACGCATGACTGGGTCGTGCCGAGAAAGTTAGTGGTTGACAATGGTGCTCAAAGGTCGTCTATACACCAGTTGTTAGTTCAGCAATTGACAACTTCTTTGACAAGAGATCCTAATTTCACAACAGCACTTGCTACGGCAATTTCTGGAACAATTTTGGATGGATGGGAAAAACGGTGA